A window from Prochlorococcus marinus CUG1435 encodes these proteins:
- the rplE gene encoding 50S ribosomal protein L5 codes for MTLKNRYKESIRPKLLKDLGLKNIHQVPKVVKVNVNRGLGEAASNSKALEASLNEMATITGQKALVTRAKKAIAGFKIREGMPIGCTVTLRGDRMYSFLERFINLALPRIRDFRGVNPKSFDGRGNYTVGVKEQLIFPEISFDKIDSIRGMDITIVTSAKSDQEGKALLQELGMPFSKN; via the coding sequence ATGACTCTAAAAAATCGCTACAAAGAATCAATTAGACCAAAACTTTTAAAAGACCTTGGTCTTAAAAATATTCATCAAGTACCTAAAGTTGTCAAAGTCAACGTTAACAGAGGTCTTGGTGAGGCAGCTTCAAATTCGAAAGCTTTAGAAGCCTCTTTAAACGAAATGGCAACAATTACAGGACAAAAGGCCTTAGTAACTAGGGCTAAAAAAGCTATTGCGGGTTTTAAAATTCGTGAGGGCATGCCGATTGGTTGTACTGTAACTTTGAGAGGAGACAGGATGTATTCCTTTTTGGAGAGATTTATAAATCTAGCTTTACCAAGAATAAGAGACTTTAGAGGAGTTAATCCAAAAAGTTTTGATGGGAGAGGGAATTACACCGTTGGAGTGAAAGAACAATTGATTTTTCCTGAAATCTCTTTTGATAAAATAGATTCAATAAGAGGTATGGATATAACTATTGTCACTAGTGCAAAATCAGATCAAGAAGGTAAAGCTCTTTTGCAAGAGTTAGGAATGCCTTTTAGTAAGAATTAA
- a CDS encoding 50S ribosomal protein L24 produces the protein MLDSLKQKKNFQRIKMRIKTGDLVKVINGKDKGKTGEVLKTIPLENRVVVKGINLRTKHVKPTQEGETGRILTEEASLHASNVMFFSKDKNLTSKIEYFIDKEGVKKRRLKKTGEVID, from the coding sequence ATGTTGGATTCATTAAAACAAAAGAAAAATTTCCAGAGAATAAAAATGAGAATCAAAACTGGAGATTTGGTAAAAGTAATTAATGGCAAGGACAAAGGGAAAACTGGTGAGGTTTTAAAAACTATCCCTCTGGAAAATAGAGTAGTAGTTAAGGGAATTAATCTAAGGACTAAACATGTAAAACCAACTCAGGAAGGAGAAACTGGAAGAATACTTACAGAAGAAGCATCCTTACATGCATCAAATGTGATGTTCTTTTCAAAGGATAAAAATCTTACAAGTAAGATTGAATACTTTATTGATAAAGAGGGTGTTAAGAAAAGAAGATTGAAGAAAACTGGTGAAGTAATTGATTAA
- the rplN gene encoding 50S ribosomal protein L14: MIQQETYLTVADNSGAKRLQCIRVLGSNRRYAHVGDVIVASVKDALPNMGVKKSEVVKAVIVRTKATLRRNTGNSIRFDDNAAVLINEDKNPKGTRVFGPVARELRDKNYTKIVSLAPEVI, from the coding sequence ATGATTCAACAAGAAACTTATTTAACAGTTGCTGATAATAGCGGAGCAAAAAGACTCCAATGTATTAGGGTCTTAGGTTCTAATAGAAGGTATGCTCATGTTGGGGATGTAATCGTAGCAAGTGTAAAAGATGCTCTTCCTAACATGGGAGTTAAGAAATCTGAAGTTGTTAAAGCTGTTATAGTCAGAACTAAAGCAACATTAAGAAGAAATACTGGTAATTCAATCAGATTTGATGATAATGCTGCAGTTTTGATTAATGAAGATAAGAATCCAAAAGGTACTAGAGTCTTTGGTCCTGTAGCTAGAGAACTGCGGGATAAAAATTATACAAAGATTGTTTCTCTTGCTCCGGAGGTGATTTAA
- the rpsQ gene encoding 30S ribosomal protein S17, translated as MALKERIGTVVSDKMDKTVVVAVINRYPHPTYKKIVSRTTRYKAHDPENTCVLGDRVKIRETRPLSAHKRWAIEEILNKTSKAKEVKK; from the coding sequence ATGGCACTTAAAGAAAGAATTGGTACTGTTGTCAGTGACAAAATGGACAAAACAGTTGTTGTTGCTGTTATTAACAGATATCCTCATCCCACTTATAAAAAAATTGTAAGTAGAACTACACGATACAAGGCGCATGATCCCGAAAATACATGTGTTTTAGGTGATCGAGTTAAAATTAGAGAAACTAGACCTCTCAGTGCTCATAAAAGATGGGCAATAGAAGAGATTCTCAATAAAACAAGTAAGGCTAAGGAGGTTAAAAAATGA
- a CDS encoding 50S ribosomal protein L29, whose amino-acid sequence MKNTESFKEFKKLNSDQITEKINELRKDLFDLRFKQATRQLNETHKFKIIKKQVAQLLTLSKSQSASETTSA is encoded by the coding sequence ATGAAAAACACTGAGTCTTTTAAAGAATTTAAAAAATTAAATTCTGATCAAATTACTGAAAAGATTAACGAATTACGAAAAGATCTTTTTGATTTGAGATTCAAGCAAGCTACGAGACAGCTCAATGAAACTCATAAATTTAAAATCATCAAGAAACAAGTTGCGCAATTACTAACTCTTAGTAAGAGTCAATCTGCTTCTGAAACTACTTCTGCTTAA
- the rplP gene encoding 50S ribosomal protein L16 codes for MLSPKRTKFRKQHRGRMRGVASKGNTIAFGQFALQAQDCGWVTARQIEASRRAMTRYIKRGGQIWIRIFPDKPVTMRPAETRMGSGKGNPEFWVAVVKPGRILFEMGGEDITEEIAKEAMRLAQYKLPVKTKFISIDKNLEDSSQENTKNSKKSQEEVKK; via the coding sequence ATGCTTAGTCCAAAACGTACTAAATTTCGTAAACAGCATAGAGGCAGAATGAGGGGGGTAGCCTCAAAAGGTAATACTATTGCATTCGGTCAATTTGCTCTTCAAGCTCAAGACTGTGGATGGGTAACTGCACGTCAGATTGAAGCTAGTAGAAGAGCTATGACAAGATATATCAAACGTGGTGGTCAAATCTGGATAAGAATATTTCCTGATAAACCTGTAACCATGAGACCTGCCGAAACCAGAATGGGTTCTGGTAAAGGTAATCCAGAGTTTTGGGTCGCAGTTGTGAAACCTGGAAGAATACTTTTTGAAATGGGTGGTGAGGATATCACTGAGGAAATTGCAAAGGAAGCTATGCGCCTGGCTCAATACAAACTTCCTGTAAAAACTAAGTTTATCTCCATTGATAAAAATCTAGAGGATTCCTCGCAAGAAAATACAAAGAATAGTAAAAAATCTCAAGAGGAGGTTAAAAAATGA
- the rpsC gene encoding 30S ribosomal protein S3 yields MGHKIHPSGLRLGITQEHRSKWFATSKTYPILLQEDFKIRSFIQKKYGAAGISDVLIARKADQLELELKTARPGVIVGRQGSGIEELRSGIQKTIGDRTRQVRINVVEVERVDADAFLLAEYIAQQLEKRVAFRRTIRMALQRAQRAGVLGLKIQVGGRLNGAEIARTEWTREGRVPLHTLRAEIDYATREANTTYGVLGIKVWVFKGEVLPKEEQTIPVGASPKRKASRRPQQFEDRSNENS; encoded by the coding sequence ATGGGACATAAAATACATCCTTCTGGACTTAGATTAGGAATTACACAAGAGCATCGCTCTAAGTGGTTTGCTACTTCCAAGACATATCCAATTCTTCTACAAGAAGATTTTAAAATTCGCAGTTTCATACAGAAAAAATATGGAGCAGCAGGAATTAGCGATGTTTTAATAGCTAGAAAAGCTGACCAACTGGAACTTGAATTAAAAACAGCAAGACCAGGAGTCATAGTTGGAAGACAAGGAAGTGGTATTGAAGAATTAAGATCTGGTATTCAAAAAACTATAGGGGATAGAACAAGGCAAGTTAGAATAAACGTTGTTGAAGTTGAACGAGTAGATGCTGATGCTTTTTTACTAGCTGAATATATTGCGCAACAACTAGAAAAAAGAGTCGCTTTTAGAAGAACTATAAGGATGGCCTTACAAAGGGCACAAAGGGCTGGAGTCTTAGGTCTTAAAATTCAAGTAGGTGGAAGGTTGAATGGTGCTGAAATTGCTAGAACTGAATGGACTAGAGAAGGTAGAGTACCTTTACACACACTTAGAGCTGAAATTGACTATGCAACACGTGAAGCAAATACAACTTACGGGGTTCTGGGCATTAAAGTTTGGGTTTTCAAAGGTGAGGTTCTTCCTAAAGAAGAACAAACTATCCCTGTGGGTGCTAGCCCTAAGAGGAAAGCTAGTAGAAGACCTCAGCAATTTGAGGATCGTTCAAATGAGAATTCATAG
- the rplV gene encoding 50S ribosomal protein L22, with translation MTKTPETSKKAIAHGNYVRGSASKVRRVLDQIRGRSYRDALIMLEFMPYRSTDPITKVLRSAVANAEHNLGMDPSTLVISSAWANSGPVMKRYRPRAQGRAFSIKKQTCHISISVESVSTQTNAEVQN, from the coding sequence ATGACAAAAACACCTGAAACATCAAAAAAAGCCATTGCTCATGGGAATTATGTTCGCGGATCAGCCTCTAAAGTGAGAAGAGTTTTGGATCAGATAAGAGGTAGGTCTTATAGAGATGCATTGATTATGTTGGAATTTATGCCTTACAGATCTACAGACCCTATTACTAAAGTTCTTAGATCTGCAGTTGCTAACGCAGAACATAACCTTGGAATGGATCCATCCACCTTAGTGATTTCCTCTGCATGGGCTAATAGTGGTCCTGTGATGAAAAGGTATAGGCCTAGAGCTCAAGGTCGAGCTTTCTCAATTAAAAAACAGACTTGCCACATCAGTATTTCTGTTGAATCTGTTTCTACTCAAACTAATGCGGAGGTACAAAACTAA
- the rpsS gene encoding 30S ribosomal protein S19, whose product MGRSLKKGPFVADSLLKKVEKQNTDNDKSVIKTWSRSSTILPLMIGHTIAVHNGKTHIPVFITEQMIGHKLGEFAPTRTYRGHIRDKKGAKS is encoded by the coding sequence ATGGGACGTTCACTAAAAAAAGGACCTTTTGTAGCAGATAGCTTGCTCAAGAAGGTAGAAAAACAAAATACTGATAATGACAAGTCTGTTATCAAAACTTGGTCGAGATCATCTACGATTTTACCTTTGATGATCGGTCACACAATTGCCGTACATAATGGCAAGACTCATATCCCAGTATTTATTACTGAACAAATGATTGGTCATAAACTCGGTGAATTTGCTCCTACACGCACTTATCGAGGTCATATAAGAGATAAGAAAGGAGCAAAATCATGA
- the rplB gene encoding 50S ribosomal protein L2 — MAIRKFKPYTPGTRQRVVTDFSEITSAKPERSLIVPKHRVKGRNNRGVITCRHRGGGHKRQYRLVDFRRDKRNINAKVAAIHYDPHRNARLALLFYEDGEKRYIIAPAGVKVGQNVISGESVPIEDGNAMPLSVMPLGSSVHCVELYAGRGAQMVRSAGASAQVMAKEGDYVALKLPSTEVRLVRKECYATLGEVGNSEIRNTSLGKAGRRRWLGRRPQVRGSVMNPCDHPHGGGEGKAPIGRAGPVTPWGKPALGLKTRKKNKPSNKLVVRRRRRVSKRSRGGRDS; from the coding sequence ATGGCAATACGTAAATTTAAACCTTATACACCTGGCACTAGGCAAAGAGTAGTTACTGACTTTAGCGAAATCACAAGTGCAAAACCTGAAAGATCACTAATAGTTCCAAAACATAGAGTTAAAGGTAGGAATAATCGTGGTGTTATCACTTGTCGTCATCGTGGAGGTGGTCACAAAAGGCAATATAGATTAGTTGACTTTAGAAGAGATAAAAGAAATATCAACGCTAAAGTTGCAGCTATTCACTACGATCCTCATAGAAATGCAAGGCTTGCACTTTTATTCTACGAAGATGGGGAAAAAAGATATATTATTGCTCCAGCTGGAGTAAAAGTCGGACAAAATGTCATATCTGGAGAAAGCGTTCCTATTGAAGACGGAAATGCAATGCCACTTTCTGTTATGCCATTAGGATCTAGTGTTCATTGTGTTGAGTTATATGCAGGTAGAGGCGCTCAGATGGTTAGATCTGCAGGAGCTAGTGCGCAAGTTATGGCAAAAGAGGGAGATTATGTTGCTTTAAAACTCCCATCTACTGAGGTAAGACTTGTACGAAAAGAATGCTATGCAACTCTTGGAGAAGTTGGTAATTCTGAAATAAGAAATACTAGCTTAGGTAAAGCTGGAAGAAGAAGATGGCTTGGAAGAAGGCCACAAGTAAGAGGTAGTGTAATGAACCCATGTGATCATCCACATGGAGGGGGAGAGGGAAAAGCACCAATTGGTAGAGCAGGCCCAGTTACTCCATGGGGTAAACCAGCTCTTGGATTAAAGACACGTAAAAAGAACAAACCAAGTAATAAATTAGTAGTTCGAAGACGTCGTCGCGTTTCTAAGAGGAGTAGAGGAGGAAGAGACTCTTGA
- a CDS encoding 50S ribosomal protein L23 codes for MSKLFDSRLADVIRKPVITEKATNALDLNQYTFEVDHRAAKPQIKAAIEALFSVKVIGVNTMNPPRRTRRVGKFSGKRSQVKKAIVRLAEGDKIQLFPES; via the coding sequence ATGAGTAAATTATTCGATTCTCGTTTAGCCGATGTAATACGAAAGCCAGTTATTACTGAAAAGGCTACAAATGCACTAGATCTTAACCAATATACTTTCGAAGTAGATCATAGAGCGGCTAAACCACAAATAAAGGCAGCTATTGAAGCCTTGTTCAGTGTTAAAGTCATAGGAGTTAACACTATGAATCCTCCTAGGAGAACAAGAAGAGTCGGGAAATTTTCCGGTAAACGTTCTCAGGTCAAGAAGGCAATTGTACGTCTTGCTGAAGGAGACAAAATCCAACTATTTCCAGAATCTTAA
- the rplD gene encoding 50S ribosomal protein L4, producing the protein MTSLETLKWDGKKSGKVTLDLAVAKETSSADLIHRAVLRQLANKRQGTASTLTRSEVRGGGRKPYKQKGTGRARQGSIRTPLRPGGGIIFGPKPRSYNLDMNRKERRLALRTALMSRVSDMKAVEDFGSTLKQPKTSDIINGLARLGIQKTEKVLVILDSPSDIIKKSINNIEKVKLIAADQLNVFDILNANKLVIGQSAIDKIQEVYAS; encoded by the coding sequence ATGACATCACTTGAAACTTTAAAGTGGGATGGTAAAAAATCAGGCAAAGTTACTCTTGATTTAGCAGTTGCTAAAGAAACTTCTTCGGCAGACTTAATCCATAGAGCAGTCCTTAGACAGCTAGCAAATAAAAGACAAGGGACAGCCTCAACTTTGACAAGATCTGAAGTGCGAGGGGGCGGTAGAAAGCCATACAAACAAAAAGGTACAGGAAGAGCTCGTCAAGGATCAATAAGAACACCCTTAAGACCTGGTGGCGGAATTATTTTTGGACCGAAGCCACGTTCTTACAATCTTGATATGAATCGTAAGGAACGTAGATTAGCTCTTAGAACAGCTCTTATGTCCAGAGTATCTGATATGAAGGCTGTTGAAGACTTTGGATCTACTTTAAAGCAGCCTAAAACAAGTGATATCATCAATGGCCTTGCTCGATTAGGTATACAAAAAACTGAAAAAGTTTTGGTTATTCTTGATAGTCCTTCCGATATTATAAAAAAATCCATTAATAATATTGAGAAAGTAAAATTAATTGCCGCCGATCAATTAAATGTATTTGATATTCTCAATGCCAATAAATTGGTAATAGGTCAATCAGCGATAGATAAAATTCAGGAGGTTTATGCATCATGA
- a CDS encoding 50S ribosomal protein L3, with the protein MSIGILGKKLGMSQLFDDKGNSVPVTLIEAGPCRVTQLKTTALDGYTAVQIGYGLSKEKHLSKPEKGHLLKSGEELLKHLKEYRVEETSSYEIGKQITVKNFEVGQKVDISGKSMGRGFAGYQKRHGFSRGPMSHGSKNHRAPGSTGAGTTPGRIYPGKRMAGRYGGKQITTKGLLVLKIDDQKNLLVVKGSVPGKPGSIVNIKPNNVVGKKGGEKS; encoded by the coding sequence ATGTCTATCGGAATTTTAGGAAAGAAATTGGGCATGTCCCAACTTTTCGATGATAAAGGTAATTCGGTACCAGTTACTCTTATAGAGGCTGGTCCGTGCCGCGTCACTCAATTGAAAACAACTGCTTTGGATGGTTATACCGCCGTTCAGATAGGTTATGGCTTATCCAAAGAGAAGCATTTAAGCAAACCTGAAAAGGGACACTTATTGAAATCAGGTGAAGAACTTTTAAAGCATTTGAAAGAATATAGGGTTGAAGAAACTTCATCTTATGAAATCGGAAAACAAATAACTGTAAAAAACTTTGAGGTTGGTCAAAAAGTTGATATCAGTGGCAAATCTATGGGTAGAGGTTTTGCAGGTTACCAGAAAAGACATGGTTTTAGCAGAGGTCCTATGAGTCATGGTTCAAAAAACCATAGAGCACCAGGATCTACAGGGGCAGGAACAACTCCGGGTAGAATTTATCCAGGGAAAAGAATGGCAGGAAGATATGGAGGAAAACAGATAACTACCAAAGGATTGTTAGTTCTAAAAATTGATGATCAGAAGAATTTGCTTGTAGTAAAGGGTTCTGTTCCAGGTAAGCCTGGCTCAATTGTCAACATTAAGCCAAATAATGTTGTAGGCAAAAAAGGAGGTGAAAAATCATGA
- a CDS encoding NAD(P)H-quinone oxidoreductase subunit N yields the protein MPLLLSGKKFHNDLKTNKCLAIFAPLEGGYETRLLRRMRAKGFKTFITSARGLGDPEVFLLKLHGVRPPHLGHQSVGRNGALGEVQQVIPQASELFNENDKNKLLWLLEGQVLSQSELESLIEICTNDNKLTIVVEMGGSRKLEWKPLSNYILDEFES from the coding sequence ATGCCATTACTTCTCTCAGGGAAAAAGTTTCATAACGATTTAAAAACTAACAAATGTCTCGCAATATTTGCTCCTCTCGAAGGTGGTTATGAAACTCGTCTTTTAAGGAGAATGAGGGCCAAAGGCTTTAAAACGTTTATAACTTCAGCAAGAGGGCTTGGAGATCCAGAAGTTTTCTTGCTCAAATTGCATGGCGTTAGACCACCTCACCTTGGTCATCAAAGTGTAGGAAGAAACGGAGCGCTTGGGGAAGTTCAACAAGTAATCCCACAAGCTTCTGAGTTATTTAATGAAAATGATAAAAATAAATTACTTTGGTTATTAGAAGGTCAAGTATTATCTCAATCTGAATTAGAGAGCTTAATAGAGATTTGCACTAACGATAATAAACTAACAATAGTTGTTGAAATGGGGGGTTCAAGAAAACTTGAATGGAAACCATTAAGTAATTATATTTTGGATGAATTTGAAAGTTAA
- a CDS encoding Fe-S cluster containing protein, with product MIKTKNKKDKWIKLICGASNEDIVAIEDLCAIYTAAGVDYIDVAAEESIVYAAKKGIDWAKKVFKNSPGLMISISDGNDIHFRKAKFDPSKCPPSCPRPCEKVCPTFAIDNFGIKKSKCYGCGRCLNSCPLNLISEYEYNLSKNDLASTLQKIRPNAVEIHTEINRLDSFTKVVSILKNCETKLDKISISCGLNQSFKKAQEPDDLLKALWERYEILNELDIPLIWQLDGRPMSGDLAPTTSRDAVKLFEKIGSDLPPGLIQLAGGTNEKTHELLNSNNLPDGIAFGSAARKIMQPLIEFAHINNKKLYEYPEIMGLAIKKAQKFLEPWKSSSFK from the coding sequence TTGATTAAAACCAAGAATAAAAAAGATAAATGGATTAAGTTAATTTGTGGTGCCAGTAATGAAGATATTGTTGCCATAGAAGATTTATGTGCAATTTATACTGCTGCTGGTGTCGACTACATAGATGTTGCAGCAGAAGAATCTATAGTTTATGCAGCAAAAAAAGGAATCGATTGGGCAAAAAAAGTCTTTAAAAACTCCCCTGGATTAATGATAAGTATTAGTGATGGTAATGATATCCACTTTCGAAAAGCAAAATTTGATCCTTCAAAATGTCCCCCTAGTTGTCCAAGACCATGCGAAAAAGTATGCCCCACCTTTGCAATTGATAATTTCGGAATTAAAAAGAGTAAATGTTATGGATGTGGAAGATGTTTAAATAGTTGTCCTCTAAATCTAATTAGTGAATATGAATATAATTTGTCAAAAAATGATTTAGCATCAACACTTCAAAAAATAAGGCCTAATGCAGTAGAAATTCATACAGAAATCAATCGCCTAGATTCTTTTACAAAAGTTGTAAGTATCCTTAAAAATTGTGAAACTAAATTAGACAAGATATCTATTAGTTGTGGATTAAATCAATCTTTCAAAAAAGCCCAAGAGCCCGATGATCTTTTGAAAGCTCTTTGGGAAAGATATGAAATTCTGAATGAGCTAGATATTCCCCTTATTTGGCAACTAGATGGAAGGCCAATGTCTGGAGATCTTGCTCCTACAACAAGTAGAGATGCTGTTAAGTTGTTTGAAAAAATCGGTTCAGATCTTCCACCAGGATTAATTCAATTAGCAGGAGGAACAAATGAAAAAACTCATGAATTGTTGAATTCAAACAATCTCCCAGATGGAATAGCATTTGGAAGTGCTGCAAGAAAAATTATGCAGCCCCTTATTGAATTTGCTCACATAAATAACAAAAAACTCTATGAGTATCCTGAAATAATGGGTTTGGCGATCAAAAAAGCTCAGAAATTTCTAGAGCCATGGAAATCGAGCTCATTCAAATAA
- a CDS encoding HAD family hydrolase, translating into MSSQKIFLFDFDGVIVDGMQEYWHSSLLACERYLNSPNITIDPKLYQGVPNSFKEIRPWVKYGWEMILIVHEIIKTENPLKSDNKDDFINNYHQNCQRILNENSWIAEDIQKMLDKSRKYQIDKDLKSWVNLHKPFFEIIKFMKELNRKGIKTGVITTKGKIFAEKILKQLNIFPEFIFGYESGTKIKIAEKLTQTYEILGFIEDRKKTLIDIKQNSETSHIPCFLADWGYLKESDKNMLSNEIKLLKLGNLGELVAI; encoded by the coding sequence GTGTCTTCTCAAAAAATTTTTCTATTTGATTTTGATGGAGTAATAGTTGATGGAATGCAAGAATATTGGCATAGTTCCTTGCTAGCCTGTGAAAGATATTTAAATTCACCCAACATCACTATTGATCCAAAACTTTATCAAGGTGTACCAAATTCTTTCAAAGAAATTAGGCCTTGGGTTAAATATGGTTGGGAAATGATTCTAATTGTTCACGAAATTATAAAAACAGAAAATCCATTAAAAAGTGATAATAAAGATGATTTCATTAATAATTATCATCAAAATTGCCAGAGGATATTAAATGAAAATTCCTGGATCGCAGAAGATATACAAAAAATGTTAGATAAGTCTCGCAAGTACCAAATTGATAAAGATTTAAAATCGTGGGTAAATTTACATAAACCCTTTTTTGAAATTATAAAATTTATGAAAGAATTAAATAGAAAAGGAATAAAAACTGGAGTTATAACAACAAAAGGTAAAATATTTGCAGAAAAAATTCTTAAACAATTAAATATTTTTCCAGAATTTATTTTTGGTTATGAATCAGGAACAAAAATCAAAATAGCTGAAAAACTTACACAAACTTATGAAATTTTAGGCTTTATAGAAGATAGAAAAAAAACTCTAATCGATATTAAACAAAATTCAGAAACTTCTCACATTCCATGCTTCCTAGCTGATTGGGGATATTTGAAAGAATCAGATAAAAATATGTTAAGTAATGAAATCAAATTATTAAAATTAGGAAACCTTGGAGAATTAGTTGCAATTTAA
- the recA gene encoding recombinase RecA → MSLEEKKKTESKEKDKALSLVLGQIERNFGRGSIMRLGDASRMKVETISTGALTLDLALGGGYPKGRVVEVYGPESSGKTTLTLHAIAEVQKNGGVAAFVDAEHALDPVYAASLGVDVENLLVSQPDTGEMALEIVDQLIRSSAVDLVVVDSVAALTPRAEIEGEMGDHVIGSQARLMSQAMRKITGNIGKSGCTVIFLNQLRLKIGVTYGNPETTTGGNALKFYASVRLDIRRIQTLKRGTEEYGIRAKVKVAKNKVAPPFRIAEFDILFGKGISTTGCLLDLAEETNIIIRRGAWYSYEGENIGQGRDNTIIWLDQNLEIRNKVESMVKEKLTEGTEVSSNSMKALNSNPANTIAVNDIKTVA, encoded by the coding sequence ATGAGCCTTGAAGAAAAGAAAAAAACTGAATCAAAAGAAAAAGACAAGGCATTAAGTCTTGTCTTAGGTCAAATAGAAAGAAATTTTGGACGAGGTTCAATAATGAGACTTGGTGACGCCTCAAGAATGAAAGTAGAAACAATATCTACTGGAGCGCTCACCTTAGATTTAGCATTAGGAGGAGGCTATCCAAAAGGAAGAGTAGTAGAAGTTTACGGACCAGAAAGTTCAGGAAAAACTACATTAACGCTTCACGCGATTGCGGAAGTCCAAAAAAATGGAGGAGTAGCTGCATTTGTAGATGCTGAGCATGCACTCGATCCAGTTTATGCGGCCTCTTTAGGTGTTGATGTTGAAAATTTGTTAGTTTCACAGCCAGATACTGGTGAAATGGCTCTAGAAATAGTTGACCAACTTATAAGATCGAGTGCGGTAGATCTTGTAGTTGTTGACTCGGTCGCAGCACTAACCCCAAGAGCCGAGATAGAAGGAGAGATGGGAGATCACGTTATTGGAAGCCAAGCAAGGCTAATGAGCCAAGCAATGAGGAAAATAACAGGAAATATTGGCAAATCTGGATGTACGGTAATATTCCTGAATCAATTACGCCTAAAAATTGGCGTTACATACGGCAACCCAGAAACAACCACAGGAGGTAATGCACTAAAATTTTACGCCTCAGTAAGACTTGATATCAGAAGAATTCAAACTCTTAAAAGAGGTACTGAGGAATATGGCATAAGAGCAAAAGTGAAAGTAGCAAAAAACAAAGTTGCACCACCATTTAGAATTGCAGAATTTGATATTCTCTTTGGGAAAGGTATTAGTACAACAGGATGCTTATTAGATTTAGCAGAAGAGACTAATATCATCATAAGGAGAGGTGCTTGGTATAGTTATGAAGGAGAAAATATTGGACAAGGAAGAGATAATACAATTATTTGGCTTGATCAAAACTTAGAAATCAGGAATAAAGTAGAATCTATGGTTAAAGAGAAATTAACAGAAGGAACTGAAGTCAGTTCTAATTCAATGAAAGCATTAAATAGCAATCCTGCTAATACAATCGCTGTTAATGATATAAAAACAGTAGCTTAG
- a CDS encoding DUF2839 domain-containing protein: protein MGEAKRRKTLGLPPKKNNTKTKIDDSPRLFEWLPFTINQRDKLIKLSIKASWFGIGGLVILWIVVRFIGPAAGWWTLADSL, encoded by the coding sequence ATGGGAGAAGCAAAAAGACGTAAAACACTTGGGTTACCTCCAAAAAAAAATAATACTAAAACTAAAATTGATGATTCTCCAAGATTATTTGAATGGCTTCCCTTTACAATCAATCAAAGAGATAAACTAATTAAATTAAGTATTAAGGCCAGTTGGTTTGGAATCGGAGGGTTAGTAATCTTATGGATTGTAGTGAGATTTATAGGCCCTGCTGCTGGGTGGTGGACATTGGCTGATTCTTTATAA